The proteins below come from a single Hemibagrus wyckioides isolate EC202008001 linkage group LG22, SWU_Hwy_1.0, whole genome shotgun sequence genomic window:
- the LOC131343101 gene encoding L-serine dehydratase/L-threonine deaminase-like, with product MKTPHPLHMVTPLRESVPLSNAAGTAVYLKLDSCQPTGSFKIRGIGHLCKMWAETGCTRFVCCSGGNAGMAAAYSARKLGVPATIVVPSVTPSATVQRLYDEGADVIIHGKSLNESLEFGQQLVSNNPDWVFISPYDDPLIWEGHTTLVKELESQLDVKPGAVVLSVGGGGLLNGVVEGLRRAGWGDVPIIAMETVGAHSLNAAMKVGELVTLPSITSIATTLGLTRVSSQTMKLVSEHPVYSELVTDQEAVWAAERFIDDEKILVEPACGAALAAIYCKIINRLQKENKLSQELGPVVVVVCGGNNISIEQLQRLKKQLGMID from the exons ATGAAGACCCCGCATCCACTTCACATGGTCACTccactgagagagagtgtgccaCTCTCAAATGCGGCAGGTACAGCTGTATATCTGAAGCTGGATTCATGTCAGCCTACTGGCTCCTTTAAAATTCGAGGCATCGGTCACTTGTGTAAGATG TGGGCAGAAACTGGCTGTACTCGATTTGTCTGTTGCTCAG GAGGCAACGCTGGCATGGCTGCTGCCTATTCCGCACGGAAGTTGGGAGTGCCTGCCACTATAGTGGTGCCCAGTGTTACCCCATCAGCCACCGTGCAGAGACTTTATGATGAAGGTGCTGATGTCATCATTCATGGCAAA TCACTGAATGAGAGCCTTGAATTTGGTCAGCAGCTTGTGTCTAACAACCCTGACTGGGTATTCATCTCTCCCTACGATGATCCCCTTATTTG GGAAGGGCACACAACTCTGGTCAAAGAACTGGAGTCCCAGCTGGATGTGAAGCCAGGAGCAGTAGTTTTATCCGTGGGAGGTGGTGGCCTCTTGAATGGAGTCGTGGAAGGTCTCCGCCGTGCTGGTTGGGGAGATGTCCCCATCATTGCTATGGAAACAGTGGGTGCTCACAGCCTTAATGCAGCCATGAAGGTGGGAGAGCTAGTTACACTGCCCTCCATCACTAG TATTGCTACCACACTGGGCCTTACACGAGTATCATCTCAGACAATGAAGCTTGTGAGTGAGCACCCTGTTTACTCAGAGCTGGTCACAGATCAGGAAGCTGTTTGGGCAGCTGAGCGTTTCATTG ATGATGAAAAGATTCTAGTTGAGCCTGCTTGTGGTGCTGCTCTTGCAGCCATCTACTGCAAGATCATTAACCGTCTGCAGAAGGAGAATAAATTATCTCAGGAATTGGGGcctgtggtggtggttgtgtgtgGTGGCAACAACATCAGCATAGAGCAATTGCAGAGACTGAAGAAACAACTGGGAATGATCGACTAG